The proteins below are encoded in one region of Corynebacterium felinum:
- the qcrB gene encoding cytochrome bc1 complex cytochrome b subunit yields the protein MSTKLAEIGNNIDSRYTAAAGIRRQINKVFPTHWSFMLGEIALYSFIILLLTGVYLTLFFDPSITKVIYDGAYLPLNGVEMSRAYETALNISFEVRGGLFIRQMHHWAALMFMVSMTVHMLRIFFTGAFRRPREANWIIGCVLLLLGMAEGFMGYSLPDDLLSGVGLRIMSAIIVALPIIGTWLHWLIFGGDFPSDLMLDRFYVAHVLIIPGIILGLIAAHLALVWYQKHTQFPGPGRAENNVVGVRILPLFGIKAAAFGLVTAGVLALMAGLTTINAIWMLGPYNPAQVSAGSQPDIYMLWTDGLARVMPAWELYLGNYTVPGAFWVALLCGLMVVVLVAYPFIEQKITGDTAHHNLLQRPRDVPVRTSLGVMGIVFYFLVTLSGGNDLFAYHFQVSLNAMTWVGRIGLIILPPLAYFVTYRICIGLQRSDREVLEHGMETGVIKLMPNGAFIEVHQPLGPVDEHGHPIPLPYAGAPVPKQMNQLGFSGEPGRGSFFKPDSEEIAAKAAKIEEENHHEQVEMLANLNKANRAADEENGLV from the coding sequence ATGAGCACTAAACTCGCTGAAATCGGCAATAACATTGACTCGCGATACACCGCCGCTGCGGGTATTCGCCGCCAGATTAACAAGGTCTTCCCAACGCACTGGTCGTTCATGCTTGGTGAGATCGCACTGTACAGCTTCATCATCTTGCTGCTGACCGGTGTTTACCTGACCTTGTTCTTCGATCCATCTATCACCAAAGTCATCTACGACGGTGCATACCTCCCACTGAACGGTGTGGAGATGTCCCGTGCGTACGAGACTGCTTTGAATATTTCCTTCGAAGTTCGCGGTGGCCTGTTCATCCGCCAGATGCACCACTGGGCTGCCTTGATGTTCATGGTCTCTATGACCGTGCACATGCTGCGTATCTTCTTCACCGGCGCTTTCCGTCGCCCACGTGAAGCCAACTGGATTATTGGTTGCGTGCTGCTGCTACTGGGTATGGCTGAAGGCTTTATGGGTTACTCCCTGCCTGATGACCTGCTTTCCGGTGTTGGTCTGCGTATTATGTCCGCGATCATCGTGGCACTGCCAATCATTGGTACGTGGCTGCACTGGCTGATCTTCGGTGGCGACTTCCCATCCGATTTGATGCTGGATCGCTTCTACGTTGCTCACGTGTTGATCATCCCAGGCATCATCCTTGGTCTGATCGCAGCTCACCTCGCGCTGGTGTGGTACCAGAAGCACACCCAGTTCCCTGGACCAGGTCGTGCTGAAAACAACGTTGTTGGCGTTCGTATTTTGCCACTGTTCGGTATCAAGGCTGCCGCATTCGGTTTGGTTACCGCTGGCGTTCTCGCCCTCATGGCGGGCCTGACCACCATCAACGCAATTTGGATGCTTGGCCCTTACAACCCTGCACAGGTTTCCGCTGGTTCCCAGCCTGACATCTACATGCTGTGGACTGACGGTTTGGCTCGTGTCATGCCAGCTTGGGAGCTCTACCTCGGTAACTACACTGTCCCTGGTGCATTCTGGGTAGCTTTGCTCTGTGGTCTGATGGTTGTTGTTCTGGTTGCTTACCCATTCATTGAGCAGAAGATCACCGGCGACACCGCTCACCACAACCTTCTGCAGCGCCCACGCGACGTACCAGTTCGTACCTCGCTTGGTGTCATGGGTATTGTCTTCTACTTCCTGGTCACCCTTTCTGGTGGTAACGACCTGTTTGCATACCACTTCCAGGTTTCCTTGAATGCAATGACCTGGGTCGGGCGTATTGGTTTGATCATCTTGCCTCCACTGGCTTACTTCGTCACCTACCGCATCTGCATTGGCCTGCAGCGTTCCGACCGTGAGGTTCTCGAGCACGGTATGGAAACCGGTGTTATTAAGCTCATGCCGAATGGTGCGTTCATTGAAGTTCACCAGCCACTTGGTCCGGTCGACGAGCATGGTCACCCAATCCCGCTGCCTTACGCCGGTGCTCCTGTTCCAAAGCAGATGAACCAGCTTGGCTTCTCTGGTGAACCTGGCCGTGGCTCTTTCTTCAAGCCTGATAGCGAAGAAATCGCTGCCAAGGCTGCGAAGATTGAAGAGGAAAACCACCACGAGCAGGTTGAGATGCTGGCTAACCTGAATAAGGCTAACCGCGCAGCCGATGAGGAAAACGGTCTCGTCTAA
- the qcrA gene encoding cytochrome bc1 complex Rieske iron-sulfur subunit produces MSNNNEKKYTDKELNSMSNEELARLGTQLDDVTVAYRKERFPIANDPAEQRAALAVGVWFAIGIIAAIGFLAVYLAWPWHYKGHGDDGLWMYTLYTPLLGLTAGLAILSLGIGVVLYVKTIIPEEIAVQRRHDGPSEEVDRRTIVALLNDSWETSTLGRRKVLQGLMGLGGVLAGLVVIAPLGGMVKNPWKAGKLGIQGDGTLWTSGWTLANEGVKLYLGRDTGALAVKHASSAGEHYTTQGVTRLVRMRPEDLSAAAMETVFPLPADAVNDGDKYDPHAEVYETHMHSIHGPRNAVMLIRLRSSDAAKVIERVGQEEFHYGDYYAYSKICTHIGCPTSLYEAQTNRILCPCHQSQFDALHYGKPVFGPAARALPQLPITVDEEGYLIAAGNFIEPVGPAFWERKS; encoded by the coding sequence ATGAGCAATAACAACGAAAAGAAATACACGGACAAAGAGTTGAACTCTATGTCGAACGAAGAGCTGGCTCGCCTCGGCACCCAGCTTGATGACGTCACCGTTGCATACCGCAAGGAACGTTTCCCAATCGCTAACGATCCTGCTGAGCAGCGTGCAGCTCTCGCAGTAGGTGTGTGGTTCGCTATCGGCATCATCGCAGCTATCGGCTTCTTGGCCGTTTACTTGGCTTGGCCTTGGCATTACAAGGGCCACGGTGATGACGGCCTGTGGATGTATACCCTATACACCCCACTGCTGGGTCTGACCGCTGGTTTGGCTATTCTCTCCTTGGGTATTGGTGTTGTTCTTTATGTCAAGACGATCATCCCTGAGGAAATTGCTGTTCAGCGCCGTCACGACGGTCCTTCTGAAGAAGTTGATCGCCGTACGATCGTTGCTTTGCTGAATGATTCTTGGGAAACCTCGACCTTGGGTCGCCGTAAGGTGTTGCAGGGTCTGATGGGCCTGGGCGGTGTATTGGCCGGTTTGGTTGTTATCGCTCCTCTTGGCGGTATGGTCAAAAACCCATGGAAGGCTGGCAAGCTCGGCATTCAGGGTGACGGCACCTTGTGGACCTCCGGCTGGACCTTGGCTAATGAAGGTGTCAAGCTGTACCTCGGTCGCGATACCGGCGCATTGGCTGTCAAGCACGCTTCTTCTGCAGGCGAGCACTACACCACTCAGGGTGTTACCCGATTGGTTCGTATGCGTCCTGAGGATCTGTCTGCAGCTGCTATGGAGACCGTATTCCCACTTCCAGCTGATGCTGTTAACGATGGGGATAAGTACGATCCACATGCTGAGGTTTACGAAACCCACATGCACTCGATCCACGGCCCACGTAACGCTGTGATGCTGATCCGTCTGCGTTCTTCTGACGCAGCGAAGGTTATTGAGCGTGTTGGCCAGGAAGAGTTCCACTACGGCGATTACTACGCCTACTCTAAGATCTGCACGCACATTGGTTGCCCTACCTCCCTCTATGAGGCTCAGACAAACCGCATTTTGTGCCCGTGCCACCAGTCGCAGTTCGACGCGCTGCACTACGGCAAGCCTGTCTTCGGCCCTGCCGCACGTGCTCTGCCACAGCTGCCGATCACCGTTGACGAAGAGGGATACCTCATCGCCGCAGGTAACTTCATTGAGCCTGTCGGCCCGGCATTCTGGGAGCGTAAGTCCTAA
- the qcrC gene encoding cytochrome bc1 complex diheme cytochrome c subunit has translation MMDTNPQTPEMVAKTTSANAAKKAKSRRKARRTLAGAMALALGLTGTGILVNAVTPDAQVATAQADEQALIQEGKDLYDVACVTCHGANLQGVADRGPSLIGVGSGAVYFQVHSGRMPMLRNEAQAARKTPRYTEAQTLAIAAYVAANGGGPEIVYNEDGTVAQESLRGHQFDGKINPADVARGSDLFRLNCASCHNFTGRGGALSSGKYAPYLDPANEQEIYQAMLTGPQNMPKFSDRQLSADEKKDIIAFIKAAKETPSPGGWSLGGLGPVAEGMFMWLVGIVVLVAAALWIGSRS, from the coding sequence ATGATGGATACCAACCCCCAGACCCCCGAGATGGTTGCAAAAACCACCTCGGCCAACGCAGCTAAGAAGGCGAAGTCGCGCCGTAAGGCACGCCGCACTCTAGCTGGCGCTATGGCACTTGCCCTAGGTCTGACTGGTACCGGCATTTTGGTTAATGCTGTTACCCCAGACGCGCAGGTTGCTACCGCTCAAGCTGACGAGCAGGCTCTTATCCAAGAGGGTAAAGACCTGTACGACGTCGCCTGCGTTACCTGCCACGGTGCAAACCTTCAAGGTGTTGCCGACCGCGGTCCATCCCTCATCGGCGTTGGCTCCGGCGCCGTTTACTTCCAGGTTCATTCTGGCCGTATGCCAATGCTTCGCAACGAAGCACAGGCTGCACGTAAGACTCCTCGATACACCGAGGCTCAGACTCTCGCTATTGCGGCATATGTTGCCGCCAACGGCGGTGGCCCTGAGATCGTGTACAACGAAGATGGTACCGTGGCGCAAGAATCCCTGCGTGGTCACCAGTTTGATGGAAAGATCAACCCAGCTGACGTAGCTCGTGGTTCCGATCTTTTCCGTCTAAACTGTGCATCTTGCCACAACTTCACTGGTCGTGGCGGCGCACTTTCCTCCGGTAAGTATGCGCCTTACTTGGATCCTGCTAACGAGCAGGAGATTTACCAGGCTATGTTGACTGGCCCTCAGAACATGCCGAAGTTCTCCGATCGTCAGCTTTCGGCTGATGAGAAGAAGGACATCATCGCCTTCATCAAGGCAGCTAAGGAAACTCCATCTCCTGGTGGTTGGAGCCTCGGCGGCCTCGGCCCAGTGGCTGAAGGTATGTTTATGTGGCTTGTTGGAATCGTGGTCCTCGTGGCCGCCGCTCTGTGGATTGGATCGCGCTCATGA
- the ctaE gene encoding aa3-type cytochrome oxidase subunit III: protein MTSAIGNPDMAATPRVAALNRPNMVSVGTIVFLSQELMFFAGLFAMYFTSRANGIGNGSWEHGADHLNVPYAMVITAILISSSVTAQFGVFAAERGDVFGLRRWYAATILLGSIFLLGQAYEYYHLVEHGLTIPGSVYGSTFYITTGFHAAHVLAGVLGFVVVLLRIAKAKFTPAQATAAMVVSYYWHFVDVVWIGLFITIYFIQ, encoded by the coding sequence GTGACGAGCGCAATTGGAAACCCAGATATGGCAGCAACACCACGTGTTGCGGCACTGAACCGCCCAAATATGGTCAGTGTCGGCACGATCGTGTTCCTGTCTCAGGAATTGATGTTCTTCGCCGGCCTGTTCGCGATGTACTTCACATCGCGAGCCAACGGTATCGGTAACGGCTCTTGGGAGCATGGGGCAGATCATCTGAACGTCCCTTACGCAATGGTTATTACAGCCATTCTGATCTCCTCCTCCGTTACTGCACAGTTCGGCGTCTTTGCTGCAGAGCGCGGTGATGTGTTCGGTCTGCGTCGTTGGTACGCAGCGACCATCCTGCTTGGCTCTATCTTCTTGCTTGGTCAGGCATACGAGTACTACCACCTGGTAGAGCACGGCCTCACCATTCCAGGCAGTGTCTACGGATCTACCTTCTACATCACCACCGGCTTCCACGCCGCACACGTGCTTGCAGGTGTGCTTGGTTTCGTAGTGGTACTCCTCAGGATTGCAAAGGCGAAGTTCACCCCGGCTCAGGCAACGGCGGCAATGGTTGTGTCTTATTACTGGCACTTCGTTGACGTTGTGTGGATCGGCTTGTTCATCACCATTTACTTCATTCAGTAG
- the ctaF gene encoding aa3-type cytochrome oxidase subunit IV, translating into MRGTAKIMYGMTAFLGIMSLIYFFSTMYVDDSGNRFIEGAGSYNFEWAGGVSMILATLLSLMLAGYLHFTDNRIDILPEDWEEAEISDGAGTLGFFSPFSIWPAAMSGAVAVLGFGIVFMHYWMIIIGAILLIYTTTMLNLQYGLPKEKH; encoded by the coding sequence ATGCGCGGAACCGCAAAAATCATGTACGGCATGACTGCCTTCTTAGGCATTATGTCTCTGATCTACTTCTTCTCCACCATGTACGTGGACGATTCGGGCAACCGTTTCATCGAAGGGGCTGGCTCTTACAACTTTGAGTGGGCTGGTGGCGTCTCCATGATCCTGGCCACCCTGTTGTCCCTGATGCTCGCCGGATACCTGCACTTCACTGACAACCGCATTGATATTCTTCCTGAAGACTGGGAAGAGGCGGAGATCTCTGACGGTGCTGGTACCTTGGGCTTCTTCTCCCCATTCTCGATCTGGCCAGCAGCTATGTCCGGTGCAGTCGCAGTACTCGGCTTCGGTATTGTGTTCATGCACTACTGGATGATCATTATTGGCGCTATCCTTCTCATTTACACCACGACCATGCTGAACCTGCAGTACGGTCTTCCGAAGGAAAAGCACTAG
- the ctaC gene encoding aa3-type cytochrome oxidase subunit II, whose product MEQQHKRGFGRKALLGSVLGLGGLALAGCDVAAPEGALGWFLGMGWPKGITPEATAMYNFWVWVWVCAWIIGFIMWGLFVYGMFAWSAKRAEKNGKGEFPRQTQYNIPVELVLTIAPILIVMGLFFFTVQTQDKVTALDKDPKVVVDVTAYQWNWKFGYQKVAGELTKDGKDYDGIDKERQDIAEASKIDPNGNNPINGRSKSDVSYLHFNKIETLGTTEEIPVLVLPSNTAIEFQLASADVSHAFWVPEFLFKRDTYSHPEANKQERRFQIEKIEKEGAFVGRCAEMCGTYHAMMNFELRVVSPEKFAQYLEFRKANPQAQNSEALESIGEAGYATSTAPFNSGRVDTRDGANARDNHGA is encoded by the coding sequence GTGGAACAGCAGCACAAGCGTGGCTTTGGTCGCAAAGCATTGCTCGGCAGTGTTTTGGGTCTTGGTGGCCTCGCCCTAGCAGGATGTGACGTGGCAGCTCCAGAAGGAGCGCTGGGTTGGTTCCTAGGCATGGGCTGGCCGAAGGGTATTACCCCTGAAGCAACCGCAATGTATAACTTCTGGGTTTGGGTTTGGGTTTGTGCCTGGATCATTGGCTTCATCATGTGGGGCCTCTTTGTCTACGGCATGTTCGCTTGGTCTGCCAAGCGCGCAGAGAAGAATGGCAAGGGTGAATTCCCACGTCAGACCCAGTACAACATCCCGGTTGAGTTGGTTTTGACCATCGCTCCAATCTTGATCGTGATGGGTCTGTTCTTCTTCACTGTTCAGACTCAGGATAAGGTCACCGCTTTGGATAAGGATCCAAAGGTTGTCGTTGACGTCACCGCTTACCAGTGGAACTGGAAGTTTGGTTACCAGAAGGTTGCCGGCGAACTGACCAAGGATGGTAAGGACTACGACGGTATCGATAAGGAACGCCAGGATATCGCAGAGGCCTCCAAGATTGATCCAAACGGCAACAACCCAATCAATGGTCGTTCCAAGTCCGATGTTTCCTACTTGCACTTCAACAAGATCGAAACCCTCGGCACCACCGAAGAAATCCCAGTGTTGGTTCTTCCTTCGAACACAGCCATTGAGTTCCAGCTTGCATCTGCTGACGTAAGCCATGCGTTCTGGGTTCCAGAATTCCTATTCAAGCGCGATACCTACTCGCACCCAGAAGCTAACAAGCAGGAGCGTCGCTTCCAGATCGAAAAGATTGAAAAGGAAGGCGCATTCGTCGGCCGCTGTGCTGAAATGTGTGGCACCTACCACGCGATGATGAACTTCGAACTGCGCGTTGTTTCTCCAGAGAAGTTCGCTCAGTACCTAGAGTTCCGCAAGGCTAACCCACAGGCACAGAACTCCGAAGCTCTTGAGTCTATCGGTGAGGCTGGCTACGCTACTTCCACCGCACCATTCAACTCCGGTCGCGTTGACACTCGTGACGGCGCTAACGCCCGCGACAACCACGGCGCTTAA
- the asnB gene encoding asparagine synthase (glutamine-hydrolyzing), with protein sequence MCGLLGVLTAGAQGKQFVSAIEKALPCMRHRGPDEAGSWHDEHAVFGFNRLSIIDLEHSHQPLRWGPEGEPDRYAMTFNGEIYNYIELREELSALGYTFNTSGDGEPIVVGFHHWGAHVVEHLRGMFGIAIWDTKEQRLFLARDQFGIKPLYYATTSAGTAFSSEKKCILEMAEHLGLGLELDRRAIEHYVDLQYVPEPESLHAEIRRLESGCFAFVSPGGKVEQTRYFRPQFRAQKVPAGQEQDLFNRIARALEDSVEKHMRADVTVGSFLSGGIDSTAIATLAKRHNPDLLTFTTGFEREGYSEVDVAAESAAAIGVEHIVKIVSPEEYANAIPKIMWYLDDPVADPSLVPLYFVAQEARKHVKVVLSGEGADELFGGYTIYKEPLSLAPFEMIPSPLRKGLRQLSKVLPEGMKGKSLLERGSMTMEERYYGNARSFNFAQMQRVIPWAKREWDHREVTAPIYAQSGHMDPVARMQHLDLFTWMRGDILVKADKINMAHSLELRVPFLDKVVFEVAESIPHDLKIANNTTKYALRKAMEQIVPPHVLHRKKLGFPVPMRHWLAGDELYGWAQDTISASGTDEIFDKKAVMEMLVEHRQGVSDHSRRLWTVLAFMVWHGIFVEKRIDPGIEQRDYPVYL encoded by the coding sequence ATGTGTGGACTTCTCGGCGTGCTCACTGCCGGCGCCCAAGGCAAGCAGTTTGTTTCTGCTATTGAAAAAGCACTTCCCTGCATGCGTCACCGAGGACCTGATGAGGCTGGTTCGTGGCATGACGAGCATGCTGTGTTTGGCTTTAACCGGTTGTCGATCATTGACCTTGAGCATTCTCACCAGCCGCTTCGTTGGGGACCTGAGGGCGAGCCGGATCGCTATGCCATGACCTTTAATGGCGAGATCTATAACTACATTGAGCTTCGCGAGGAGCTGTCCGCCCTGGGTTACACCTTCAACACTTCTGGCGATGGCGAACCAATTGTTGTTGGTTTCCACCATTGGGGTGCACATGTGGTGGAGCATCTGCGTGGCATGTTTGGTATCGCCATTTGGGATACCAAGGAGCAGCGTTTGTTCCTTGCGCGTGACCAGTTTGGCATTAAGCCTCTGTATTATGCGACCACTTCGGCCGGTACGGCTTTTTCTTCAGAGAAGAAGTGCATTCTGGAGATGGCAGAGCACCTTGGTCTAGGTTTAGAGCTTGACCGTAGAGCTATTGAGCATTACGTGGATTTGCAGTACGTGCCTGAGCCTGAGAGCTTACACGCTGAGATTCGTCGTCTTGAATCGGGGTGCTTTGCGTTTGTTTCCCCTGGCGGAAAGGTTGAGCAGACTCGGTATTTCCGCCCGCAATTCCGTGCCCAGAAGGTTCCTGCTGGCCAAGAGCAGGATCTGTTTAATCGGATTGCGCGCGCTTTGGAGGACAGTGTTGAGAAGCACATGCGTGCTGATGTCACGGTGGGCTCTTTCTTGTCGGGTGGCATTGATTCCACTGCGATCGCGACTTTAGCGAAGCGGCATAATCCTGATCTGCTCACCTTTACCACTGGTTTTGAGCGTGAGGGTTATTCTGAGGTTGATGTTGCTGCCGAGTCGGCTGCTGCTATTGGTGTGGAGCATATTGTCAAGATTGTTTCTCCGGAAGAGTATGCCAATGCTATTCCGAAGATCATGTGGTATCTCGATGATCCTGTAGCTGACCCTTCGTTGGTTCCGTTGTATTTCGTTGCTCAGGAAGCTCGTAAGCATGTGAAGGTTGTACTTTCCGGTGAGGGTGCAGATGAGCTTTTTGGTGGTTACACCATTTATAAGGAGCCTTTGTCGCTTGCTCCTTTTGAAATGATTCCTTCGCCTTTGCGTAAGGGTTTGCGCCAGTTGTCGAAGGTGTTGCCTGAGGGCATGAAGGGCAAGTCGTTGCTTGAGCGTGGTTCGATGACAATGGAAGAGCGTTATTACGGTAATGCTCGTTCCTTTAATTTCGCGCAGATGCAGCGGGTTATTCCGTGGGCGAAGCGAGAGTGGGATCACCGCGAGGTGACGGCACCTATTTATGCGCAGAGTGGTCATATGGATCCTGTGGCACGGATGCAGCATTTGGATCTGTTTACGTGGATGCGTGGCGATATTTTGGTCAAGGCGGACAAGATTAATATGGCGCATTCGTTGGAGTTGCGTGTTCCGTTCTTGGATAAGGTCGTGTTCGAGGTTGCCGAGTCCATTCCGCATGACTTGAAGATTGCGAATAACACCACGAAGTATGCGTTGCGTAAGGCCATGGAGCAGATTGTTCCACCGCATGTGCTGCACCGGAAGAAGTTGGGTTTCCCTGTCCCGATGCGTCATTGGTTGGCTGGCGATGAGCTGTATGGCTGGGCGCAGGATACGATTTCGGCTTCCGGCACTGATGAGATTTTTGATAAGAAGGCCGTGATGGAGATGCTGGTTGAGCATCGTCAGGGTGTGAGTGATCATTCTCGTCGTTTGTGGACGGTGTTGGCATTCATGGTCTGGCATGGCATTTTCGTGGAAAAGCGCATTGATCCAGGTATTGAGCAGCGCGATTATCCTGTCTACTTGTAG
- a CDS encoding HesB/IscA family protein, producing the protein MTAPASNTGVILTEAAAAKAKALLDQEGRDDLALRIAVQPGGCAGLRYQLYFDDRALDGDKEDIIGGVRLVVDKMSVPYLSGAKIDFADTIESQGFTIDNPNAGGSCACGDSFN; encoded by the coding sequence GTGACTGCACCCGCATCCAACACTGGTGTCATTCTTACCGAAGCCGCAGCGGCGAAGGCTAAGGCACTTCTCGACCAAGAAGGCCGCGACGACCTCGCACTCCGGATTGCCGTACAGCCAGGCGGCTGCGCCGGTCTGCGCTACCAGCTTTACTTCGACGACCGCGCACTCGACGGCGACAAAGAAGACATCATCGGAGGCGTGCGCCTCGTTGTAGACAAGATGAGCGTGCCATACCTCTCCGGCGCAAAGATCGACTTCGCCGACACCATCGAATCCCAAGGCTTCACCATCGACAACCCCAACGCAGGCGGATCCTGCGCTTGCGGCGACTCCTTCAACTAA
- a CDS encoding DUF3043 domain-containing protein, giving the protein MNSNIEEPKKQSKAYTPKKGRPTPSLKQAKAQPGTFEARYSPAATLGETRKQRKELKASMSPQEWKDYKKAQKDARRERQRAAQRGMDSGDERYLLARDKGPERAFVRDFIDSRRYLNNFVMPFALGLLLIMVITSRFPTASTIVSTIAMVVMLGFLVEGIMLGRAASRAVRAKFPNTTESGTAIGFYAFGRATQPHRWRTPKPKVSIGDKVSA; this is encoded by the coding sequence GTGAATTCAAACATTGAGGAACCAAAGAAGCAGTCGAAGGCTTATACCCCGAAGAAGGGGCGGCCGACTCCTTCGTTGAAGCAGGCGAAGGCGCAGCCTGGCACGTTTGAGGCTCGTTATAGTCCGGCGGCGACGTTGGGTGAGACGAGGAAGCAGCGTAAGGAGCTGAAGGCTTCGATGTCGCCACAGGAGTGGAAGGACTATAAGAAGGCTCAGAAGGATGCCCGTAGGGAGCGTCAGCGTGCTGCTCAGCGCGGTATGGATAGTGGCGATGAGCGTTATTTGTTGGCTCGCGATAAGGGCCCGGAGCGTGCGTTTGTGCGTGATTTCATTGATTCGCGTCGCTATTTGAATAATTTTGTGATGCCGTTTGCTCTTGGTTTGTTGTTGATCATGGTAATTACGTCGCGTTTCCCGACGGCTTCGACGATTGTGTCGACGATTGCCATGGTTGTCATGCTTGGTTTCTTGGTTGAGGGCATTATGTTGGGTCGTGCTGCTTCGCGTGCGGTTCGTGCGAAGTTCCCGAATACTACTGAGTCGGGTACTGCGATTGGTTTTTACGCTTTTGGTCGTGCTACTCAGCCGCATCGTTGGCGTACTCCGAAGCCGAAGGTCAGTATTGGCGACAAGGTGAGCGCGTAA
- a CDS encoding bifunctional adenosylcobinamide kinase/adenosylcobinamide-phosphate guanylyltransferase, translating into MRTLVLGGARSGKSAFAEDLIGPGPCVYVATARPWPGDEDFAARISHHVARRPAHWVTEDSVDAVELLRDPPGGAVMVDDVGTWLTHVIDREQAWELPRGSVSPVCASLVDAVNRFPDAQDLVLVTPEVGLGVIPEHYSGRLFRDELGALNAQLADVCERVVLVIAGQALVLKDV; encoded by the coding sequence GTGCGCACGCTGGTTTTAGGTGGGGCTAGGTCGGGTAAGTCCGCTTTTGCGGAGGATCTTATTGGGCCTGGCCCTTGTGTGTATGTGGCTACGGCGCGTCCGTGGCCGGGTGATGAGGATTTTGCTGCGCGGATTTCGCATCATGTTGCTAGGCGGCCGGCGCATTGGGTGACTGAGGATTCGGTGGATGCGGTTGAGTTGTTGCGTGATCCGCCCGGTGGCGCGGTGATGGTTGATGATGTGGGTACGTGGTTGACTCATGTGATTGATCGTGAGCAGGCGTGGGAGTTGCCGCGGGGGTCTGTTTCTCCTGTGTGCGCGTCGCTTGTCGACGCCGTTAATAGGTTCCCGGATGCGCAGGATTTGGTGTTGGTCACCCCTGAGGTTGGTTTGGGTGTGATTCCTGAGCATTATTCTGGCCGGTTGTTTCGGGATGAGTTGGGGGCGTTGAATGCTCAGCTTGCTGATGTTTGTGAGCGAGTTGTCCTTGTTATTGCTGGTCAGGCGCTAGTATTAAAGGACGTTTAA
- the cobT gene encoding nicotinate-nucleotide--dimethylbenzimidazole phosphoribosyltransferase, whose translation MQPADFFPRVQAPDEQVADAARAMQLTLTKPTGSLARLEDVGVWLSACQRQVPPRKLVQPRLVVFAGDHGIAIKGVSPYPKEVSIQMAVNINAGGAGVNAIANASGIGIRVADISLDHDVSGPERVCRGSGCIDVEDAMTPEQLVAAIEVGKRIADQEIDNGADVLMAGDLGIGNTSPSAVIVGLLTNNEPVVVTGRGSGVDDEGWKRKVAVVRDAMFRARGDKGDILAIMRKVTSPELVAMAAFLAQAAVRRTPIILDGVVVTAAAMLADRLAPGARKWMVAGHQSAEPAHQFALEYLGLKPLLQLGMRLGEGSGAAAAYPLLVMAANIMNDMATFESAAVSGKDAVPEDRFAD comes from the coding sequence ATGCAACCTGCTGATTTTTTCCCTCGTGTCCAGGCTCCTGATGAGCAGGTGGCGGATGCTGCGCGTGCGATGCAGTTGACGTTGACGAAGCCGACGGGTTCTCTTGCGCGTTTGGAGGATGTGGGGGTGTGGCTTTCCGCGTGTCAGCGGCAGGTGCCGCCGCGTAAGTTGGTGCAGCCTCGTTTGGTTGTTTTTGCTGGCGATCATGGTATTGCGATCAAGGGGGTGTCACCGTATCCGAAGGAAGTGTCTATTCAGATGGCGGTGAATATTAATGCTGGTGGCGCTGGTGTGAATGCTATTGCGAATGCGTCGGGGATTGGTATTCGGGTTGCTGATATTTCGCTTGATCATGATGTTTCTGGCCCGGAGCGGGTGTGTCGTGGTTCGGGTTGTATTGATGTTGAGGATGCGATGACTCCTGAGCAGTTGGTTGCTGCGATTGAGGTGGGTAAGCGTATTGCGGATCAGGAGATTGATAATGGCGCTGATGTGTTGATGGCTGGCGATTTGGGTATTGGTAATACTTCGCCTTCTGCTGTGATCGTGGGGTTGTTGACGAATAATGAGCCTGTGGTTGTTACTGGCCGCGGCTCTGGTGTGGATGACGAGGGCTGGAAGCGGAAGGTTGCTGTGGTTCGGGATGCGATGTTCCGTGCGCGTGGCGATAAGGGTGATATTTTAGCGATTATGCGCAAGGTGACTTCCCCTGAGCTGGTGGCTATGGCAGCGTTTTTGGCGCAGGCTGCGGTTCGTCGCACCCCGATCATTTTGGATGGTGTTGTGGTTACTGCTGCTGCGATGTTGGCGGATCGGCTTGCCCCGGGTGCGCGTAAGTGGATGGTGGCTGGTCACCAGTCGGCTGAGCCTGCACATCAGTTTGCTTTGGAGTATTTGGGTTTAAAGCCGTTGCTGCAGTTGGGTATGCGTTTGGGTGAGGGTTCTGGCGCTGCTGCTGCGTATCCGTTGTTGGTGATGGCTGCGAACATTATGAATGATATGGCGACGTTTGAGTCTGCTGCGGTGTCGGGTAAGGATGCGGTCCCTGAGGATCGTTTCGCTGATTAG